In a single window of the Sesamum indicum cultivar Zhongzhi No. 13 linkage group LG16, S_indicum_v1.0, whole genome shotgun sequence genome:
- the LOC105178605 gene encoding peroxidase 27-like, with the protein MAIAKLLLVCSLLFFIHHQANAQNLRTNFYNKTCPSLESVVKKTTAQFISRAPSLAAALLRMHFHDCFVRGCDGSVLLNSTTSNSAEKDAFPNQSLRGFQVIDAVKAAVEKTCPGRVSCADILALVARDAVSQINGPSWAVPLGRRDGNVSTANEALANLPPPNFNITQLIASFAAKGLTVKDLVVLSGGHTIGVSHCSSFTNRLYNFTGRNDTDPSMDPNYVAALRRRCPPADTTTIVQMDPGSFKNFDTDYYTLVRKRRGLLQTDAALLNNNVTSAYVQLHSSSSGDSSFFKDFAESMVKMGQIGVLTGSAGQIRRICSAIN; encoded by the exons ATGGCAATTGCAAAGCTTCTTTTGGTTTGCTCTCTGCTCTTCTTCATTCATCATCAGGCAAATGCACAGAACCTGCGGACGAATTTCTACAACAAGACGTGTCCGTCTTTGGAGTCCGTCGTGAAGAAGACGACGGCGCAGTTCATTTCTCGTGCACCTTCGCTTGCTGCTGCACTGCTGAGAATGCATTTCCATGATTGTTTCGTCAGG ggtTGTGACGGGTCCGTGCTTCTAAACTCTACGACAAGTAACTCAGCTGAGAAGGATGCATTCCCGAACCAAAGCCTGAGAGGGTTCCAAGTTATTGATGCTGTAAAAGCTGCAGTGGAGAAGACGTGTCCTGGAAGAGTCTCTTGTGCTGATATTCTGGCTTTGGTTGCCAGAGATGCAGTGTCACAG ATAAATGGACCGTCTTGGGCGGTTCCCTTGGGACGACGAGATGGAAATGTGTCGACAGCCAATGAGGCTTTGGCCAATCTGCCGCCTCCCAACTTCAACATCACTCAGCTGATAGCATCATTCGCTGCAAAGGGTTTAACCGTTAAGGATCTCGTGGTCTTGTCAG GAGGTCATACGATCGGCGTCTCCCATTGCTCTAGCTTCACGAACCGCCTGTACAACTTCACAGGCAGGAACGATACGGACCCAAGCATGGATCCCAACTATGTAGCCGCATTGAGGAGGAGATGCCCGCCGGCTGACACGACTACCATCGTGCAGATGGACCCCGGCAGCTTCAAGAACTTCGACACTGATTATTACACACTTGTAAGGAAGAGAAGGGGACTTCTCCAGACAGATGCAGCTCTTCTCAACAACAATGTGACAAGTGCTTATGTACAGTTGCATTCAAGTTCATCAGGGGACTCCAGTTTCTTTAAGGACTTTGCTGAATCGATGGTGAAAATGGGGCAGATTGGAGTGTTGACTGGCAGTGCAGGTCAAATCAGGAGGATTTGTTCagctattaattaa
- the LOC105178606 gene encoding peroxidase 27-like, translated as MAFTKHILVILVLLGIFNICNAQGLKLGFYKKTCPPAEAIVKRETARIISVAPTLAAPLLRMHLLPRILRGGCDGSVLLNSTGNNQAEKDAFPNLSLRGFGSIDRVKSAVEKKCPGVVSCADILALVARDAVSLLNGPFWPVPLGRRDGRVSNSSEALANLPPPSFNITQLKSSFASKGLSTKDLVVLSGSHTIGTSHCSSFTSRLYNFTGRGDSDPSLDSNYVAQLKRKCSATDTTTLVEMDPGSFKTFDEGYYTLVTKRRGLFTSDSALLDDGETRAYVRRQATFKGSTFLKDFAKSMVKMGKIGVLTGNQGEIRRRCAFVN; from the exons ATGGCTTTCACTAAGCATATTCTTgtcattcttgttcttcttggCATCTTCAACATATGCAATGCTCAAGGGCTGAAGCTCGGCTTCTACAAGAAGACATGTCCGCCCGCTGAGGCGATCGTTAAACGGGAAACTGCTCGTATAATTTCTGTTGCTCCAACTCTTGCCGCCCCTCTGCTGAGAATGCATTTACTGCCCCGTATATTAAGGGGG GGTTGCGATGGTTCGGTGCTGTTGAATTCAACCGGAAACAATCAAGCTGAGAAGGATGCATTTCCAAATCTATCCCTTAGAGGGTTCGGATCAATCGACAGAGTGAAATCTGCGGTGGAGAAGAAGTGCCCTGGTGTTGTTTCTTGTGCTGATATCCTAGCTTTGGTTGCTCGTGATGCAGTTTCCCTT CTAAATGGACCTTTCTGGCCAGTACCCTTGGGAAGAAGAGATGGGAGAGTGTCAAACAGCTCTGAGGCGTTGGCCAATCTTCCACCTCCTTCTTTCAACATCACTCAATTGAAATCATCATTTGCCTCAAAGGGCTTGAGTACAAAGGACCTCGTAGTTTTGtcag GAAGCCACACTATTGGAACATCTCACTGCTCCAGCTTCACCAGCCGTTTGTACAACTTCACCGGTAGGGGTGACAGTGACCCGTCGTTGGACTCAAACTACGTTGCTCAATTGAAGAGGAAGTGCAGCGCAACAGACACCACAACACTCGTGGAGATGGATCCCGGAAGCTTCAAAACGTTTGACGAAGGTTATTACACCCTTGTAACCAAAAGAAGAGGGCTTTTTACATCTGATTCAGCTCTTCTGGATGATGGTGAGACGAGGGCTTACGTTAGGCGTCAAGCTACCTTTAAGGGATCAACTTTCCTCAAAGACTTTGCCAAGTCCATGGTGAAAATGGGCAAGATTGGTGTCCTAACTGGGAACCAAGGTGAGATTAGGAGAAGATGTgcttttgttaattaa